CGAGGCGTGCCGTGATGTCCGACGGACGCAGGTCGGCCGGTTGGACCGCCTGAAGGGCACGAACATTGCGCTCGTAGACCGGATCAAGTTCCTCTGCTGCCTGCGCGGCCGCCAGCTTGGTGCGGACCGATCCGGAGAGATAGGCATCGGCAGTCTTCCAGGAACCATCAGCCGGATCTTGAAACACCGTGTCACGGAGGTCATCGATGACTGCGGAGATTTCGCGATGGAGGAGCTCGGCGATATGATCGAGATCGACATGGCCGCGCTCGTTGAGTACGACCGCCAGCGCATCAGCCGCATTAGTGATGACAGGCGACATCGGCGGAGCGATCACACGGGTGGCGAAGATCGGACCCGGCTTCGCCGTGTCGGTCTCCAGATCATAGTCCTCGATCGATGCAACCAGCCAGCAATCGGGATCATCGCGGAAGGGCAACAAGTTCGGCTGACGATGGGTCTCCTTCACCTCGCCGGTCTCTGGATCCTCCTGGATCGAGACGGTTGTGTGGTTGATCGGACCGAAGTCGCGGACGAATGCCGACCAGGCGAGGCGGAGCCGCACCTGCAGGTCGCGCCACGGCCGGTCCGTCTCCTGGGCCTTCAGTATCTCACGGACGGCATCGCGGATCGGGACCAGTTTCGAGATGATCCGAACATGCTTTTCAGAGATCCCGTCACCGGGGCGGCCCTTCCGGACGGTCACCGCTACCGCCGTGCCGTCGAGCATCTGCATCAGCCCCTTCGCCCGGTCAACGAAGAAGCTGCCTTCGCGGACCGGGCTATCCTTCGGCCTGAGGTCGACGATCTCGGCGAGCTCATCTTCCAGATCGATATCAATCGGGGTCGGCTCGCCGTCATAGACGTCGGCCGGAAGAAGTTCGATGGCGGCGTCGAGGATGGTGTCGAGATCGGCTCCGTCGCGGGCGACGCAGGTGTACGTCTCGCCAAACGGCCCAGAGGTGAGGGCATGGGTGCCGAGCACGAAGTCGGGATGGCGTGCAAACCAGCGGTTCACGCGGATCGCACCCTCATCGTCGACAGCAGGCCGCACCTCATCAACATCAAGCCAGATCTGATCGCCTTCCGGTTCTCCTGCCTTGCGCTTGCGGAAGAAGAGGATGTCAACGACGACATCGGTGCCGGCGTCGCGCCGAAAGCTGCCTTCTGGCAGGCGGATCGCCGCGATCAGGTCGGCGGTTTTGGCGATATGCTCGCGTGCGGTCGTAGCGGCCTTGTCCAACGTGCCATGCGAGGTGACGAAGGCGGCCAGTGCGCCCGGCTTCAACAAGTCGATCGAGCGCGCAATGAAATAATCGTGGAGCCGCAAGCCAAGCGACCGGTAGGCCCGGTCGGAGCGGACGGTGCGATCGGAAAAGGGCGGATTGCCGATGGCGAGATCGTAGATCGGCGCCAGATCCGTGCGGGCGAAGTCGCCTTCAATGATGCGAGACCGCGGCTGAAGAAGGCGCACGATGCGCGCCGTGACCGGATCGAGCTCGATCCCGGTGACATAGGCGGTGTCGCGGTACTCTGGTGGGATGAGGGCAGGGAAGAGCCCTGTCCCGATACCGGGCTCAAGCACCCGGCCCCCGCGCCAGCCGAGACGCTGGATCCCAGCCCAGATCGCCCGGACGATCAGTTCCGGCGTGAAATGGGCATATTGGGTGCAGCGGGCAAGCGAGGCATAATCAGCCTCCGACACGGCGGTTTCGAGCGAAGAACCGAGCGCGTCCCAGCCATCACGAAAATCGACCTCGCCCGGCCGGCGGAACATGCCATTGGCAAGCTCGCCAGCACCGAAGCCAGTGAAGCGGACCATCTGTGCCTGCTCCTTGGCGGTCGCCGGCCGCTCCTGCTTCACTATGCCCTCCGTGACCAGGATTGCCGCCACGTTGACGCGAGCACGATCCTTCCATGAGGCACCGAGACCGCGGTCGCCGTCCAGATAGAAATTCTGGCGCTGACTGTTCGGGCACGCCGCCGAAGTCACAACTGGCAAAGCCGGGGCGGGCGCCGGCGGAGTGGGATCGGGATCGTCGTCATTGGCCGCCACTGTGTCGAAGCCGCCAAATGCGGTGACACCTAGCGCAAGGCCTGAAGAGAGCGCAGAGCTACCGAACATGTCGAGAGTGAAAGGATCGTTGCTCATCGGGAGTTTTCCTTTTCGGATGCGCGCCATCGCTCGCCCGCCGCAATAGCGGGCTGGAAGCGCCTGATGGATTGAAGGGATTGATGACGCCTAGGCCGCGATGTCAGGCAGATGCCGCATATGAACGGGCAGTTTGGCGGCGATCTCATCATCGGTAAGGTCGTCCAGCAGCTTCAGAAGCGTGCCATTGGTGCCGCTCCACAGCATGACCATGCGCTGCCCCTGCATCACCGGTGGAAACCGATCGCCGGCATAGCCGCGATAGGCATTCGCAGTGCTGCTCCAGATATGTTCTAGTAGCTCTTCACGGGACATGGCGCGAACCGGCTGGGTTTCGCGCTCGAAGATCGTCGCCCGCATCGTCTCGACCGAAGTGGGATCGGACAGGTCGCAATAGCCGTGGAAGTACCGAGGCTTTCCGTCGATCCGCAGCGCAAGGAAGATGCTGGTGGTCGAGCCCGTTAGGAATTCGCGCAACGCGAAGATCGGCCCGCACATCCACAATGGCGGCAGGATATTGAGCATGTAATCGTAGAGTGCCTCATCAATTTCGAACCTTTCTCCGCTGTAAAGCGGAGCAGCATCGCTCTGCCACCGGTCGGGGCGCTGACTATGGCGATCGAAAAGCCGGAACATTTGCGGGCGCGTTGCGACGCCCTCGAAAATCTTGCGGATGGGGCAGGGGTGTTCATCTCTGGCTCCTTCAGGTTTCGGGACCTGGCGATGGCCACTCCATCACCTCTGTTTTAGTCCCTCATGACACCTTCCGGGCCGCCGGCATCCCGATCGGCCGCGTCAAGGGCCGGCTTTAGCCGGGCGAAGCCTCCCTTGATGCGGTCGGCGGCGATGCGGCACGCCTCTCTCTTCCTTCGCTCTTCAATTTCTCTCTCCTTCTCTCCTGCAGGACTTCATTCCAATCCTCCGCCGGCGGCCGGAGACGGACCGAAGGGCGATCGACCTGTGCGGCCAGTGCCTGAAGACGACGTGCGAACGCATCGCCTTGGCTATTGGCATCGGTGGCACAGACGAGGTGAGTGCCAGGGCAAGCGAGAAGGTCGACCAGCGCCGCTTCGGTTCTGGGCGACCATCCGCCACCGGTACTGAGGTATAGACTTCCGTCCTGCAGATCTTCGATCGTGGCGAGGCTCATCGCGTCGATGGCAGCCTCCGTCACGCAGAGACGGAGAGCGTCAGGCGCACCCAGGCGAAACAGAACTTTGCTGCCACCCGTCGAAAAGCCGCGCCAGTCAGGTCCGCGCTCTTCCCATCCAACCACCAATCCGGCGCCATCGCTATGGGCGGCCCACATGCTGCCGAATGGACCTTCTCGAACGATCCCTTGATTGATGGCCGAGCGCAGGATGGAGATCGGGATCGCACGCGACCAGCAGAGATACCTCCAGACGCCGGCTCCAGTAGCTGGAAGACCGCGACCTTGCCATCGTGTCAGAATATCCGCAGGCTCGACCTTGGACGGCGGCTTCTTCCAGATGACGGGTGCAGCTGTGAAGCCGATGAGATCGCCAACACGGTCGACAGCCTCTGAAAATCCTAAATGCTGAAGCAAGCAAGTAAGAGCGAAAACGTCGCCTTTGTCGTCGCTCAAGGGATCAAACCAGCCGCGACCTTCGTGGGTGACGATGATGATTTCCGCTCCGCGACGAAACTTCACCGCCCGGCGCGTGCTTTCCTTCACATCGACCGCGAACCCAGCCTGTTCGAGGACGGCAGCACAACTCACCGCCTCGCGTAGTTTCTCGATTTCTTCTCTTTTCATGATTTTTCCGATCGCCTGCGATCGTTCCTCAATTTAACTCCCCGCATGATCGGCGGGACATCTTCCAGCCGCCGCGAAGAGCAGAGGGGGCAAGGGCGCGGGAAGCAAGGTGCAAGGTTGCACCGCCCGCGGCGAAGCTTCCCTTGCCGCCGATAGGTCGCCAGCGGCACTCGGAACGGCAATTGCCGGCTCAGTGAGCCGGCCACGGATGAAATTCATGGATGACCGAAAGGTCATCATCGGCGTCGATCTCGTCAGAGGGCAGGACGCCATACTCCCCGTCGACTTCGAAGACGGTGACGGGGACCATCAGGTCGCGGGAGAGCTGGAAGGCGTGGGACTGTGCGAGAGAAAGATCGTGCGACATGTGAGAGGCTCCATTTGGGAGCGGGCCAATTCCCGCTCGATGGCTCCTCAAAAGGCCCTGGGACGGGCGCGATCACCGCGAGGGAGCAGCCCGAGTGGCCGCAGCTTGCTAGCGGACCCCTTGCGGGTTGATCGTGGAAGATCCGGATCTGGGCCAGGACGCCATCGCAAGAGAGCGGGTTTGGCGTGCTTCCGAATGGTGCCGCCCAGCCACAGCCGAATTCGAATGGAGTTGGACACTCAGCCGCGTACAAGCCAGACATTCGGGACATTTGCGGATGTCCTTCACAGACGAAAGGGAGAGGCGTGTATGCACACGCATGTGTTTGCAAACCGCTCGACGATAAGCCATGTCATGGAGGAGGTGAGGGCGAACAATGCTGGCATTCGGAAACATGTTGGACCTGGCGGGAATTGAACGAAGCACGGTCGGCTGCTTCGACATCAGGACAACCGGCATGCCGGGTTCCCGACACCCTATGCTTTATGGCGTGACCATCGCGAACGCTTCGAGGCATACCAGGCGACCCAATCCTTCGCCAGTGAGCCGAAACTGCGCGCGACCTACTGGGCCTCTTTCGTCGGCGTTCCCGAGCGGGAAACGTTGTTCGTTGGGCTATACGCAGCCCGGCTTCTCGGCCCATTGCCGGCCGATCGCCAGCACCCGATCACCGGCGGCATAGAGCCCGCCGGAAGCTGCAACGTTTACGAAGTTGATCGCCTGCCTTCGCTTTCCGAATACGCCGGCCGGCTCTGGATCGACTGGGGCGATAGCTATAGGTCCTGGATCCAGCGCGGTGACGGTAAGGCGAAGCGCCTAATCGAACTGCGGCGAACTCTAGGCGATCCTCCATTCCCCGGCTTTGCGGCCTTTATCGCCAATCTCTCCGATATCGAGAGCCTTCCCGCGACCTGGCAGGCACCTCTGTCTGCGACGAGCGGCATCTATCTTCTGACCTGCCCGAGAACGCGCGAGCAATATGTCGGCATGGCGTCGGGTGTCGACGGCTTCATCGGCAGGTGGCGCGAATACTTTGCAACGGGCCACGGCGGTAATGTCGGGCTTAAGAGTCGCGACCCCAGCGACTACCAGCTATCGATCCTTAAACGGTCGGCTCGACCGCGACGACCGCGGACCTCGGGGAGCTCGAACGACGCTGGAAGGACAAGCTGCAGAGCCGGGAAATGGGCCTTAACAGGAACTGACATGACAAAAGCAGATCAGATACGCTCATTAGCGGCGGATGGCCTGAAGGCGGCGGACATCGCTGCTCGATTGGGGATCCGCTATCAGCATGCCTACAATGTCATCAATGCCGGTCCGCGTCGGACGTTGGAAGCGGCGACCAAGCCGTCCCCCATCGGTCGACCGGAAACGCGCCCACAAAGCAAACCCGCGCTCACGACCGACATCCTGATCAGCGGCGGCTTTACACGGGTCGGACGCTGGATCATCTCGGGGGACAGCCTTGCTGTCGAAACGCCTGCGCCGAAGTCCAAGGGTGTCTATGCCTTCGTAAAAGCCGGCGTCGCGCTCTATGTCGGCGTCGCAACAAAAGGGCTCGCGGGCAGGCTCTATTCATATGGGCGCCCGGGGATCTCGCAGCGAACCAACCAGCGCCTCGAAGCCATCATCATGGCAGAGCTGTCAGGCCCTGAGGCCATTGAGATCTTCATAGCCATGCCTCCAGATCTCGAATGGAATGGCCTGCCGGTCAACGGAAGTGCGGGCCTTGAACTCGGATTGATCGAGAAATACTCGCTTCCGTGGAATATCCGCGGCGCCACTGCGCTCGAAGCCATAGCCGGCCCGAGTCAACCGGCGTTAGGCCGAGATCCGGGACAAAAAATGTAGAACATCGGAGAAATCAGCATAGCGACGGCCGCTCGGCCGGGATTTCGGGAATTCTCGACACGGCACTGCCGGAAGTAGCGCAGCCGCAGGAGGCTTAGCATAGCGCCGGTCAGCGGAAGCCGGGACCGACTGCGCCCGGCGGGGGCGTTCCGCTTCAGGCTGCTGCCTGGTCGTCCGAGACATATTCCCTCAAGCCGTCGAAGACTCCCAGTCTTTTTGGCGGAGCCTCCTTGACGCATCGTTGGGGCGGATCGGGGCCAGTCGATGACCATCGCTTCGATAAGAGGGCCGAGGCCGTCTCCTTCTTAATCGATCTCGTCAAACAAAAAAGCCTACGCGGTTGGGCGTGGCCACGGGCGCATAGACACAAGGTTGTGCGTTCTAGCTCAGATCGAAGCAACGCAGGATTGACCAATGCACTGGCTACAGGCGCTATTGCGCAACTCCTTGAAGCTGGGTTGATTCGCCCCGGAGAGATCCATGGCCGTCGTCGATGCTCGAATTCTTATTCTCTGCAAGACCTACCCGTCGCCGAGCGGAAAGTATGCGGAGACGACGTGTGTTGCTGGGATGGACGAGAGTGGCAAGCTGGTCCGCCTCTTCCCGGTTCCTTTTCGTCTTATTGCCACGGGTCAACAGTTTAAGAAGTGGCAGTGGATCCGTGCGAAGGTTGAAAAAGCGCGCAAAGATCATCGGCAGGAAAGCTTGACCATCAAGGTCGACACGATCGAAGGCGAAGCCGTCGTTCAGCCGGGCAAGGATTGGGCCGAACGAAGACACCTGATCTCGCCCATCCATGTCTACGATCATTTCGATAAGATAGATGCCGAGCAGCGGGCCAGCGGTATGTCGCTCGCCATGTTGAAGCCGGCGCGGATCCTTGGTCTGGATATCGAGCCAGTCTCGAATCCCGAATGGACCGAAGAGGAACTGGCGAAGCTAGTGCAAGAGCAAAAGCAGGGCGGTCTCTTCGATGATGAAGACAAGCCATCGATCAGGACCCTGCAGAAGCTTCCCTTCGACTTTTACTACCGCTACCAGTGCGGCGAAGGTCCAGGCGCGAAAATGTTCAGGCACAAGCTTGTGGACTGGGAGGTGGGTGCTCTCTATTTGAACTGTCATCGCTCCCATGGAGCCGACTGGGAAAAATACTTCCGGGACCAACTCGAAAATAAGATTCCAGCGAAGGACCTGATGTTTCTCATGGGCAACCAGCACCGGTTTCAGGACCAGTGGTTGATCATCAGCCTCATCTATCCGCCACATCTTGCCCAGGGGCTGCTGCTATAGCTAAAGAGCTACGACCGCTTCGGAAGCCGGTCCTGGTTTCGGATGTACCGTGCAGGATCGTCGCCGAAGAGATGCGTCATCTCGTATCCGAAAGCGCCCATGCGTTCGCCGACTATGAATCGGTGGCAGGTTTTCGGATCGCGTTCGAAGCAGAGGAGGCAGACCGCCTGCTCCTCGGAGGCGGTCGCGAGCTCTTCAATTGCCGCGGCTACTTCGGGAAGGTCAACATGCCCGGAATAGATCGAGCGGAACCGATCGTAGTCGCCCGCCTTCGCCGCTTCACGGCCTTCTTTCGGATCGCCAAGCTGCTGCATCGCGAGATACTTGATGCCGGCTTTTTCAAGATGCTCCCGCAAAGCGTTCTTGGAGAATCCCTTCTTGCGTGACAGGGGAACTGCCCGGACATCTGCTACCGCTTCGATTCCGACGGCGGTCAGCGTCTTCACGAAACGCTCGATGTCGGTGCCCTCGTAGCCGATGGTGTAGACTGTCTTCATGCGATGCTCCTTCTTCGCTCGTGATAGCGAGCGTCGCTGGCCTGACGCTTGCCTAGCGCGAACGCGCCTCGATACTGCATCGGGGAGGGGGCCGCCAGAGGGAAACGCCGATTTCCGCGAGGGCGGGTAACCTGGCCGCCGCTATTGACTTGCAATGCCGAAGACCTTCTAGCCCGAGTTTCTGTGGACGGCCCGCATCGCGCGTTTGCAGGAATCTTGGCCAGCCTTGTACCTTCCCGGTCGCTAAACGTTACAGGAGAGATGGAGATGGCACTGAAGTG
The DNA window shown above is from Rhizobium leguminosarum and carries:
- a CDS encoding DUF1419 domain-containing protein, translating into MRKIFEGVATRPQMFRLFDRHSQRPDRWQSDAAPLYSGERFEIDEALYDYMLNILPPLWMCGPIFALREFLTGSTTSIFLALRIDGKPRYFHGYCDLSDPTSVETMRATIFERETQPVRAMSREELLEHIWSSTANAYRGYAGDRFPPVMQGQRMVMLWSGTNGTLLKLLDDLTDDEIAAKLPVHMRHLPDIAA
- a CDS encoding DUF3991 and toprim domain-containing protein yields the protein MKREEIEKLREAVSCAAVLEQAGFAVDVKESTRRAVKFRRGAEIIIVTHEGRGWFDPLSDDKGDVFALTCLLQHLGFSEAVDRVGDLIGFTAAPVIWKKPPSKVEPADILTRWQGRGLPATGAGVWRYLCWSRAIPISILRSAINQGIVREGPFGSMWAAHSDGAGLVVGWEERGPDWRGFSTGGSKVLFRLGAPDALRLCVTEAAIDAMSLATIEDLQDGSLYLSTGGGWSPRTEAALVDLLACPGTHLVCATDANSQGDAFARRLQALAAQVDRPSVRLRPPAEDWNEVLQERRREKLKSEGRERRAASPPTASREASPG
- a CDS encoding DUF488 family protein encodes the protein MKTVYTIGYEGTDIERFVKTLTAVGIEAVADVRAVPLSRKKGFSKNALREHLEKAGIKYLAMQQLGDPKEGREAAKAGDYDRFRSIYSGHVDLPEVAAAIEELATASEEQAVCLLCFERDPKTCHRFIVGERMGAFGYEMTHLFGDDPARYIRNQDRLPKRS
- a CDS encoding GIY-YIG nuclease family protein translates to MTKADQIRSLAADGLKAADIAARLGIRYQHAYNVINAGPRRTLEAATKPSPIGRPETRPQSKPALTTDILISGGFTRVGRWIISGDSLAVETPAPKSKGVYAFVKAGVALYVGVATKGLAGRLYSYGRPGISQRTNQRLEAIIMAELSGPEAIEIFIAMPPDLEWNGLPVNGSAGLELGLIEKYSLPWNIRGATALEAIAGPSQPALGRDPGQKM